In the Panulirus ornatus isolate Po-2019 chromosome 57, ASM3632096v1, whole genome shotgun sequence genome, one interval contains:
- the LOC139766274 gene encoding uncharacterized protein — MASFLQYALSPFPRRRSRQGDRSSTSSRNRASSTPPSPAPTPSPTPRTRSVGIQTPVLQRRGLGFGFAEAPPTPGTLRRLKEKTREAWQGLTPAEPPLLAGHPEGGQPHPSSIQEDRLASASA; from the coding sequence ATGGCGTCGTTCCTGCAGTACGCCCTGTCGCCATTCCCGCGTCGCCGGTCGCGGCAGGGGGACCGCTCCTCGACCTCGTCTCGAAACAGGGCGTCCAGCACGCCGCCCTCGCCCGCACCCACACCCTCGCCAACGCCCAGGACCCGCTCCGTGGGTATCCAGACGCCCGTGCTGCAGCGCCGGGGGCTGGGGTTTGGCTTCGCGGAGGCGCCCCCTACCCCAGGCACCCTCAGGCGCCTGAAGGAAAAGACCCGTGAGGCGTGGCAAGGCCTCACCCCTGCTGAGCCGCCGCTCCTCGCAGGACACCCTGAGGGAGGGCAGCCTCACCCCAGTTCTATCCAGGAGGACCGCctcgcctccgcctccgcctaa